A window of Candidatus Angelobacter sp. genomic DNA:
CCATGCCGTCCAAAGGCGCCAGCTGTAGAAACAAATGATGCGCGTTGCCGACTTCCGCCGCCGAGAGACTTGCGGCGGCGCGGTCGCGGCGAGGAGCTTGAAACACGGAACCTGAGACCCGAAACAACGGCGCGGCCTCGTCATCGGTCTCTTCGGGAAATCGCCTCCTCAATGCGGACACCGAGGTTTTCGCCGGTTCCGTCGCGGCGGCGTCAAACGGATAACGCCATTTCAGTTTGTATAGAAGCGACTCCACTCCGGCGGCATCGATCGGTTCGATCAAGGCCGGAGCCTCCGTTGGCTGGCCTGCACCGGGTCGCTTGTCAATCAGACGCGGGTTGTCTTCTGTGTAAATCACCCATGACAGGAGCGGATTTTGGCCGCTGACTGTCCAATCACAGTGGCCGGTCGCACCGGGCAGCCAGCGGCCAAGCCAGTCGAGATAATTGTTCGCCCCCAGGATTTGAAGTGCCGTAATTTCGCCGGCGTTGTTGGCCGGCCATTTCCCGGCAACTGATTTTTTTGGCGCTGTGCCGGCCAGAATCAGCCTGTCGCAGGCGCGGGTCAGCGCCACGTAGAGCAACCGCAATTCTTCGCCCAGGGTTTCGCGCTTCTGCCGCCTTGCCGCCAGCCAGAAAGGCAGGCTCGGGTACACCCGGGCCGACAATGGAGCCTTGACCTTCGGACAGAGGCCATACTCCTCGTCCAGAATCATGCGCTCTTTAAGGTCGTCGAGGTTGAATCGCTTTCCAAGGTCCGCCACCACGACAATCGGGAACTCCAGTCCTTTGCTCTGATGGATGCTCATCAACCGGACGGCGTTTTCCGCGGCGGCCGGCGTCGATTCCATCTCCACGTCCGCGTCGCGCTGCGCCCCGATGAATTTCAAAAAACGGAACAATCCCTGCCGCTGGAACTGGTCGAATCGCCGTGACATGGCCAGAAGGCGTTGAACGTTGCCGAGACGCTGCACGCCGCGCGGCTGCACCGTCAGCCAAGCTTCGTAAGAAGTTTCTTCAAGAATGATCTCCAGGCACTGCGACAAGGCCGATTGTCGTGCCAGCCGCCTCCAGCCGGCAAAACGGCGCAGGAACAATTCTATCTTCATCTGGGCTGCGTTCCGCGAGTCGCCGCATCCGTTGGTCCGAAACTTGTTCAGAGCCGTCCAGAAATAGCCCCGACGTTGCACCAGCCGGACAGCGATAATCTCATCAAGCGTCAGGCCGACGAACGGCGAACGCAGCACCGCGAGCAACGGGAGATCCTGCATCGGGTTGTCGAGCGTCTGCAACAGGCTCAACAGGTCGGTGATCTCAAGGTTCTCCCAGAAAGAGCCGTGCGCCGCCGCCAGCGGCACGCCCAGCTCTTCGAACGCCCTGGCGTAACTTTCCGCTTTGTTGCGCGGTGACCGCAGCAGAATAGCCATGTCGCTCCACTGTGCCGGACGGAACCGATTCACGTCTCGGTCCCAGATTTCAAACCGTTGCTCCCGCAGCTCGCACAAGCGCGCCGCCACCAATCGCGCTTCGTGCTCCGCGTTGGTAAAGTCGTCCGGATCGTCCTGATTGCTTTCTTCGACGCCGCCGGTCAGGCGCAAATGCAATTCCACGCACGGCGAGCCGGGATGAGCCTGCCGGCCCGCGCGTTCCGCGGCGTCTCCGAATTTCAACCGCTGCCGTTCGTCGTATTCCACTCCGCCGACCGCTTCGCGCATCAGCGCCCCGAAGAGCGCGTTGACGAATGTCAAAATGGACTCATGGCTGCGAAAATTGTCCGACAGCGCGAGGACACGGCCTTCACCCCGGTTCTTGCTCCACCGACCCGCGTATCTCTGAAAAATTCGCGGGTCCGCGAGACGAAATCGGTAGATGCTCTGCTTCACATCACCGACCAGAAATCGGTTGGCATCCGCGCCTTCACGCCCAAGGGCGCGCAGGATCGTGTCCTGCGCATCATTGATGTCCTGGTATTCGTCCACAAATACCAGCTTCAGTCGTTCGCGCCTGTACCGCGCCGCGTCTTTTGGCCGGTCCGTTGCGCGGTCCCAGAGCAGCCGCAATGCGAACTGTTCGAGGTCATGAAAATCCACGGCCCCGAGTTCGCGCCGGGCGCGCGCAAACTCTCCGGTGAATTCCTGCGCGAGTCGCAGCAGCGCGGTCATTTGGGGACGGACCCATTCCCAGTCCTGCGCCAGCGGGTCAACGCCGTCGCCGATCCCCGTCAAAGAATGCAGAAAGGCCGCGTCGTCAAAAAGCTTTTCGATCGGGCCCCGGAAAGCGCCCTTCCTTCTGGCCGGCCATTCCCTGTCCGCTTCGAGTATTTGAGCCAGTGCCACGGCGATTTGCGCGCGCGACGGGTCGTCCGGCAGATCCGCCAGATAACCAGCGCACCGGTGCGCATTCGAATTTTCGGAGGCCTGGTTTCGCAAAACGGGGAGCCACAATTCACGCCACCCGCGAAATCCCTCCAGCAGCCAGCGCGTCCACAATTCCAGACACGGTTGATCGAGCAGCGCCAATTGGCCGGTAAACCACGCGTCCGGATTCCGCAAAGTTTGGGTGTAGTCGTGAACCCGCATCACCAGTTCGCGAACCGGCTGATCCCAGCCGCGTCCTTGTTCGAGGATGAGCTGTTGCACCGCCGCGGCGACGGGTGTGCCGCCCGCATAATGTTTTTGCAGCAGGCGGTCGAGCGTTTCGCGGGCCAGCAAACGGGCCTGTTCCTGCGCGAGCACCGTGATTTGTGGGTCGAGTTCAAGCTCGTGAAAATGTTCGCGGATCAGTTGCAGACAGAATCCGTGCAACGTCGCGATGTGCGCCGTATCGACCAGCGCGAGTTGTTCGGTCAGGCGCGCGTTCCCCGGATCCGCCCCGGCTCTCCTTTCCAACTCATCCCGAAGCCGCTTCCGGATCTCGGTAGCGGCGGCCTCCGTGAATGTCACCATCAGGATGTTCTCTATCGACACCGGTTTCGTCGCGTCGCAGACCCGGGCGAGGCATCGTTCCACCAATGTCCGTGTCTTGCCCGTGCCCGCTCCCGCGACTACCAACACGTTGCCGTCTGCTTCGACAGCGTGCCGTTGACTTTGGGTGAACGAAGTCATTTTTCGTTCGTTTCCGACGGAGACCTCCGCAGCACGCGGAACCGGTGCGTCCACGGATCGATACGACAGATGGCGCGACAATCGCAAAAGTCGCACGCAACCTCACCGCCGTTGCGATAGGGATCCACCTTCGCCTCGCCGGCAAAAATGCGCCGCCCCATCCCGCGCATCAAACATTTCGTGCGATCGAGCAGCGCACTGAATTCGGTCTCGTCCAACAGTTCCGCCGGGCCCTTGTACGGCTGTCCTTCTTTCGTCAGTCGGTAGTTGAATTGCCCGCTTCCACCCTCTTGGTAACGACGGTCCAGCACCGGCAACGCCCGCAGACTGAACCGGCCGAAATGGCGATAGGCCTGGCGACGGTCATCGCGGCCACTCTCCAGAACGTCGCTCCGACTGGCACCCGGTTTGTAACTGCCCCGCAGGTTTAGATAGAAAATACCGGCCGGGACGAGCCTCGCCACGCCGAAGACCGGGCTGCCACCGCCGATTTCCCGAAGCGCGGCAAGATACGCGGGCAGTTGAATCTGGATGCCGTGCTCGAGGAGCAGAGCATCGATCTTTTTCGCGCCGGATTTGTAATCCATCACCACGCAAAGTGCTTCGTCACTCGCCGGAATCACGGCCAGATCAACGCGGTCGATTTTGCCACGGAAGGCCATCCGCTGGTCGCGACCGATCTCAATCTCCCAGGCCGGCAGCGGGTCGTCGTGGTCGCCAAACGAAACCTCGACCGCATACGGGTCGAGGCCGTATTGCTCCATCCACTCGATGGCAGTCTCGATGAAATCCTGCAACGCGCTCGTGAGGCTTCTCGCCTCAAAGGCATTTTGATCGCTGGCCTGAAACAGCCCCTCGCCAAATCCGGCGGCGACCCGGCCGGCGATTTGCCCGATTCGCTCGCGGGCCTGCGCGGGCGTCAGCTCACGCCACTGCCGGCCTTCGTCGCGCAAACTGTTGTGGAATTGTTTGAGCACCTCGTGCTGAAAACTGCCGCGTTCGCGCGCGTCCACTTCGAACCGACGCCGTTCTTCGGCGCGCAGGGCGGAATGAACAAAGAATTTGAACGGGCAGGCCGCGAATTGCTCGAGCGCGCTCGCCGAGGTCCGTAACACGGCGCCGTACAACTGGGTTGCAAGCGACACAGAAATGGAATCGTCCGGAGCGTATGTGGCCAGCGCCTGCAGTTGTTCGCCCTTCGGCGCAAGGGCTGGCGAAGAGGCGAGAGCCGTCCAGCCCGTATCGCGGCGTCCGGCACCGGTAATCCGGGCGCGCAGCAGTGGCGCGATCATTTCACAGGCGTGTTCGCGGTCCAGCCAGCCCTGCGCCGGTGAATATGTTTCGGTTTCGAGCGAAGGGAAAATGCGTTTCAAGCGGGCCAGGAATGGCGACGGGTTCAACGCGCGATCATTAACGTCGCGCATTGCGGACGTGAGCACGAGCCGCCGCCGTGCGCGCGTGCAGGCGATGTAGCCGTAGTAACGCTCGTGGCCGAGTTGAGCGTGCTTGCTCGCACCCAGCGCGACTCCTTCCGTTTCGAGTTCTCCACGATCGCCTTCAGTCAGCAAACT
This region includes:
- a CDS encoding UvrD-helicase domain-containing protein: MTSFTQSQRHAVEADGNVLVVAGAGTGKTRTLVERCLARVCDATKPVSIENILMVTFTEAAATEIRKRLRDELERRAGADPGNARLTEQLALVDTAHIATLHGFCLQLIREHFHELELDPQITVLAQEQARLLARETLDRLLQKHYAGGTPVAAAVQQLILEQGRGWDQPVRELVMRVHDYTQTLRNPDAWFTGQLALLDQPCLELWTRWLLEGFRGWRELWLPVLRNQASENSNAHRCAGYLADLPDDPSRAQIAVALAQILEADREWPARRKGAFRGPIEKLFDDAAFLHSLTGIGDGVDPLAQDWEWVRPQMTALLRLAQEFTGEFARARRELGAVDFHDLEQFALRLLWDRATDRPKDAARYRRERLKLVFVDEYQDINDAQDTILRALGREGADANRFLVGDVKQSIYRFRLADPRIFQRYAGRWSKNRGEGRVLALSDNFRSHESILTFVNALFGALMREAVGGVEYDERQRLKFGDAAERAGRQAHPGSPCVELHLRLTGGVEESNQDDPDDFTNAEHEARLVAARLCELREQRFEIWDRDVNRFRPAQWSDMAILLRSPRNKAESYARAFEELGVPLAAAHGSFWENLEITDLLSLLQTLDNPMQDLPLLAVLRSPFVGLTLDEIIAVRLVQRRGYFWTALNKFRTNGCGDSRNAAQMKIELFLRRFAGWRRLARQSALSQCLEIILEETSYEAWLTVQPRGVQRLGNVQRLLAMSRRFDQFQRQGLFRFLKFIGAQRDADVEMESTPAAAENAVRLMSIHQSKGLEFPIVVVADLGKRFNLDDLKERMILDEEYGLCPKVKAPLSARVYPSLPFWLAARRQKRETLGEELRLLYVALTRACDRLILAGTAPKKSVAGKWPANNAGEITALQILGANNYLDWLGRWLPGATGHCDWTVSGQNPLLSWVIYTEDNPRLIDKRPGAGQPTEAPALIEPIDAAGVESLLYKLKWRYPFDAAATEPAKTSVSALRRRFPEETDDEAAPLFRVSGSVFQAPRRDRAAASLSAAEVGNAHHLFLQLAPLDGMDNLRELTKEAERLRQMGALSDAEIAALDFEGLFEFWRSDLGRKIRGQNPRHVHRELPFTARMSLSDLSGAGLAVNAGLPEDEFVVVQGYVDLAVILPDEIWLVDFKTDEVGGSELPAKTETHKPQLKLYALALNRIYRRPVTESWLHFLSPRKSVAV